A window of Ferrimicrobium sp. genomic DNA:
CGTGGATCAACTCCGGGGGACTCGGAACGATGGGTTTTGCTGTGCCGGCCGCGATCGGTGCGAAAGCCGGCCGTCCTCAGAGCACGGTTTGGGTCATCGACGGCGATGGATGTTTCCAGATGACGGCGCAGGAGTTGGTGACGGCGACGGCTGAACGCATCCCAATCAAGGTTGCTATTTTGAACAACGGTTATCTTGGTATGGTACGCCAGTGGCAGGAGATGTTCTATGAGGAGCGGTACTCCGAGGTCTTTCTCTCACCCGATCTGCCTGACTATGTCAAGTGGGCTGAGGCAATGGGCGCGGTTGGTTTCCGTGTCGACCAGGTCAGTGAAGTTGACCCAGTCATCGAGAAGGCGAACCAGATCGATGACCGACCGGTAGTGATTGACTTTCGGGTTGACACCTTCGAAAAGGTCTATCCGATGGTGCCGGCCGGCGCGCCAAATGATGACATCGTGTTGCCTCCGCACCAGCAGGGGAGTCGATGATGGCGGAGCGATCATCGAACCTCGTACCGATTGGATCGATTCGTCCCCCGGTGGAGGGCCGCCATCATATCCTGAGTGTATTAGTAGAGAACCGAGCTGGCGTGCTTGCCAGGGTAGCGTTGCTCTTCTCCCGACGCGGCTTTAACATCTACTCGCTAGCGGTTGCACCTACTGACGATGAACGCTTTTCGCGTCTCACCATTGTGGTCGACGTCGAGACAGTGCCACTTGAACAGATCACGAAGCAACTGCATAAGTTGATCAACGTGATCAAAATTACCGAGATCGACCCAGTGGATGCACTCGAATATGAGTGTATGCTCGCCACGATTAATGCGGAAGCGGGTGCCCGGGCGAAGGTGATGGAGCTGGTAGAGATTTTTCATGGTGAGATCATCGACGTCTCGATGGATCGATTGACTGTGGTCTTCGCGCTCTCTCCAGAGAAGCTTGACGACGTCGAGGCATTCCTGGCTGAGTTTGGTCTGATTGAGCTGCAACGAACCGGTAGGATTGCTCTTAGCAAGCTACCAAAACCGACACGTCGACCGAGAAAGGGAAGAGTATCGTAAATGGCTCACATGTACTACGACAAGGACGCAGACCCATCCATCATTAATGGCACCCGTGTTGCCATCATCGGCTATGGTTCGCAAGGACATGCCCACGCACTGAACCTGTCCGACTCCGGCGTTAAGGTTCGTGTTGCGCTTCGCCCGGGGTCGGCCTCTGGCGATAAGGCGTGGGCTAGTGGACTCGAGGTTCTGTCGGTGCCAGAGGCGGTCGCTTGGGCGGACCTTATCATGTTTCTCGCACCCGACACGGTGCAAAAAGAGATCTACGACAACGAGGTAGCTCCACACCTTCGTCCAGGTCAAACGCTTGGCTTCGCCCATGGCTTTAACATCCGCTTCGGGGAGATCGTTCCACCTGAGGACGTAACGGTGATGATGGTGGCCCCAAAGGGCCCTGGACACCTTGTGCGCCGCACCTACGAAGAGGGTGGCGGCGTTCCGTCGCTGATCGCTGTCGCAAATGACCCACAGGGGACCGGTCACGCGCTCGCTCTCTCCTATGCATGGGGTATCGGTTCCACCAAGGCTGGCGTACTTGACACGACCTTTGCCGAAGAGACGGAGACGGATCTCTTTGGTGAGCAGGTGGTGCTCTGTGGTGGTTTGAGCGAGCTCATCGTCGCTGGTTTCACCACGTTGGTCGAGGCTGGCTATCAGCCGGAGTCCGCCTATTTCGAGTGCCTGCACGAGATGAAGCTCATTGTCGACCTGCTTTATGAAAATGGATTAGCCGGTATGTGGTTCTCGGTCTCAGAGACTGCGGAGTACGGGGGACTCACGCGTGGGCCACGGGTGGTGAACGAGGCGACGCGGGCAGAGATGCGACGGATTCTTGGCGAGATTCAGGATGGAACCTTTGCGCGGGAACTCATCGACGAGATGGCGGCTGGGCGTCCCCACTTCAATCAACTCCGCCAGCAGGCAAAGGACCAACCGGTCGAGCAAGTTGGCGCTACGCTGCGTGCGATGATGCCCTTCCTGTCGACGAAGTCGAAGATCACCGAGGTGTCTGGCGGTTGACGTGACCCCTCTTGCCCTGCGTGCCTGGCGTAAACCAGTGTTGTGGGGGGTTGTCAGTTTGATCGTCTTCGTGGCCGTTCTTGATCGTGATCTCGACAAGGTCGTGCACTCGCTGCCTGGAGCTGCGCTCGGAGGCGGTCTGCTCTCAGCCTTCTTCGTCGCGAGTGCTATCAGCCTTGGGCAGCGCTGGAGTCGTGCGGTGGCCGTAGTGGTCGTGGTGGTCACGATCGCCTACGCAGCGGTTGCCTGGTACGCACTGCGCCACCAGGGCCTCATCCACCAAGACGTGGCACCTTGGTTGCTGCTGGCGGGTGCGCTCGCCCTCTGGATGGTTGGCCTAAACCGGTGGACGGTGGCGGGTATCGGGATCGATCTGGGCCTAGGGCTTGGGGTGTTGCTCTGGATCGTCGGAGTGGCAAGTGGCACTGCGCTGGTCATTCAACGCGGCGTATCCCACCTGCTCATTGGAGACGGTGCCCTGGAGCGATCGGTGTTCGCGCTGTTTATCGGGATCGTTGTCCTAGTCGGGTCCCGTTGGGCGCCGCAGGTGCAACGGGCACGTGCTCTGGATGGACGTTTTGTTGAGCAGTCGTTGAGTCTATCGTCGTTGTTGCGTTATCCTGGGTTGACCCTGGGCGCGATTAGCGTTGTTCGACTGGAGACAAGGACATGGTTGCGGGTACTGCTCGTGACACTGGCACTCGTGCCGTTGGGTATCGGTCTTGCCGAGGGGCTGCTGGTGCTCGGACCGCTTGTGGCGGCCATTGGTTGTTGGCTTGGTTGGGAGTTGAGTCCCATCGCTGCGACACTCGTGTCGCCGGAGGGACTCCTCGGGGTTCTGCCGCGGACGCGCGGATCCTATGGGCGGCGTGGGTCGGTGGTGCCGGCGTTGTTGTCGAGCGTACTCGTTGTGATGGCGATCGGCATTGCCTGGCGGGTGAGCTTTCTCATCGGTTTTGGGACCGCTGTGGTCATCGCACTTGGTTGCGGTGTGGGCTTCC
This region includes:
- the ilvN gene encoding acetolactate synthase small subunit, with protein sequence MAERSSNLVPIGSIRPPVEGRHHILSVLVENRAGVLARVALLFSRRGFNIYSLAVAPTDDERFSRLTIVVDVETVPLEQITKQLHKLINVIKITEIDPVDALEYECMLATINAEAGARAKVMELVEIFHGEIIDVSMDRLTVVFALSPEKLDDVEAFLAEFGLIELQRTGRIALSKLPKPTRRPRKGRVS
- the ilvC gene encoding ketol-acid reductoisomerase; amino-acid sequence: MAHMYYDKDADPSIINGTRVAIIGYGSQGHAHALNLSDSGVKVRVALRPGSASGDKAWASGLEVLSVPEAVAWADLIMFLAPDTVQKEIYDNEVAPHLRPGQTLGFAHGFNIRFGEIVPPEDVTVMMVAPKGPGHLVRRTYEEGGGVPSLIAVANDPQGTGHALALSYAWGIGSTKAGVLDTTFAEETETDLFGEQVVLCGGLSELIVAGFTTLVEAGYQPESAYFECLHEMKLIVDLLYENGLAGMWFSVSETAEYGGLTRGPRVVNEATRAEMRRILGEIQDGTFARELIDEMAAGRPHFNQLRQQAKDQPVEQVGATLRAMMPFLSTKSKITEVSGG